The proteins below come from a single Excalfactoria chinensis isolate bCotChi1 chromosome 7, bCotChi1.hap2, whole genome shotgun sequence genomic window:
- the DBI gene encoding acyl-CoA-binding protein, with amino-acid sequence MSEAAFQKAAEEVKQLKSQPTDQEMLDVYSHYKQATVGDVNTDRPGMLDFKGKAKWDAWNALKGMSKEDAMKAYVAKVEELKGKYGI; translated from the exons ATGTCTGAG GCTGCGTTCCAGAAGGCGGCTGAGGAGGTGAAGCAGCTCAAGTCTCAGCCTACGGACCAGGAGATGCTCGACGTGTACAGCCACTACAAGCAGGCCACGGTGGGCGACGTGAACACGG ATCGCCCCGGTATGCTTGACTTCAAAGGCAAAGCAAAGTGGGACGCCTGGAATGCATTGAAAG GAATGTCCAAAGAAGATGCAATGAAAGCTTACGTAGCAAAAGTGGAAGAGCTAAAGGGCAAATATGGTATCTGA